Proteins encoded by one window of Hafnia alvei:
- a CDS encoding fimbrial protein, with protein MKFLALLCLALFSSTSWATIDINFHGEVVSEPCEVDINSDGQSVDFGVTAIKTFYLAGRSDSKPFSIGLKNCDVSISKTVLVSFIGAEDGDQKGYLSLKSAQVKGLAIGIESISGDVQNPSTLIPLNTGSAKYSLTQGANSFKFAAFLQASPKSIADHSITEGDFNTTVEFHLEYP; from the coding sequence ATGAAGTTTTTAGCCTTGCTATGTTTAGCGCTATTTTCAAGCACTTCATGGGCAACGATAGATATTAACTTTCATGGTGAAGTCGTCAGTGAACCTTGTGAGGTTGACATAAACTCTGATGGACAGAGTGTTGATTTTGGTGTTACTGCGATTAAGACATTTTATTTAGCAGGTCGCTCTGACTCTAAACCTTTCAGCATTGGTCTTAAAAATTGTGACGTTTCAATTTCGAAAACGGTGCTGGTGTCTTTTATTGGCGCAGAAGATGGCGATCAAAAAGGATATCTTTCTTTAAAAAGTGCTCAAGTTAAAGGTTTAGCAATCGGCATAGAGTCAATATCTGGTGATGTTCAAAACCCATCCACGCTTATCCCTCTGAATACGGGGTCGGCTAAGTACAGCCTGACTCAAGGCGCCAACTCCTTTAAGTTTGCTGCATTTTTACAGGCCTCACCAAAAAGTATTGCCGACCACAGCATTACAGAAGGGGACTTTAATACTACGGTAGAATTTCATCTTGAATATCCCTAG
- a CDS encoding fimbria/pilus periplasmic chaperone: MKLKQTLSLGFVLLLAAQAADAAIALDRTRAIFDGSQKSISLNIRNDNTQLPYLAQSWLEDSNGQKITDPLVVVPPVQRVEPGAKSQIRINAMAGVAKLPQDRESVFYFNVREIPPRSTKQNVMQIALQTKIKLFYRPAPIAIDSDVIWQEKVVLTKVGDGYQIHNPTPYYLTVIGISGQAKSDSANDFRPVMVPPKSTLKAVSPVYATPYVTYINDFGGRPELKFTCNGSECRAVANQG; this comes from the coding sequence ATGAAATTAAAACAAACTTTATCATTAGGCTTCGTCTTGTTACTGGCTGCTCAGGCAGCTGATGCAGCCATTGCTCTCGATCGTACTCGCGCTATTTTTGACGGTAGCCAAAAATCGATCAGTCTGAATATTCGCAACGATAATACTCAGTTGCCTTATTTGGCACAGTCATGGTTGGAAGATAGCAATGGCCAGAAGATCACCGACCCGCTGGTGGTTGTGCCGCCTGTTCAACGCGTTGAACCTGGTGCTAAGAGCCAGATCCGAATCAATGCTATGGCTGGGGTTGCCAAACTTCCACAGGATCGCGAGTCCGTATTCTATTTCAACGTACGCGAAATCCCGCCGCGTAGTACTAAACAAAACGTGATGCAGATTGCGTTGCAAACCAAGATCAAACTGTTTTATCGACCAGCGCCGATCGCGATCGATTCAGATGTGATTTGGCAGGAAAAAGTGGTGCTGACGAAAGTCGGTGATGGATATCAGATTCACAACCCAACGCCTTATTACCTCACCGTGATTGGTATATCTGGACAGGCGAAGTCGGATTCAGCAAATGATTTTCGTCCTGTGATGGTACCGCCAAAATCGACTCTTAAGGCGGTTTCCCCAGTTTATGCCACGCCATATGTCACCTATATCAACGATTTTGGCGGTCGCCCTGAACTGAAATTTACCTGTAATGGTAGCGAGTGCCGTGCCGTTGCCAACCAAGGCTAG
- a CDS encoding FaeA/PapI family transcriptional regulator, translating into MDKLTKKERIYMNLGKICSIRMGETRSTDPYLPESCWPKTREVAEESGESIYVTRHWLLQLVGEGKVNCYQGGAGRSNSLRWCIPTR; encoded by the coding sequence ATGGATAAATTAACGAAGAAAGAAAGAATCTACATGAATTTGGGTAAAATATGTTCAATTAGAATGGGGGAAACTCGCAGTACAGACCCTTATCTACCTGAATCATGTTGGCCAAAAACCAGAGAGGTTGCAGAAGAAAGTGGTGAAAGCATTTATGTTACACGTCACTGGCTATTGCAGCTTGTCGGTGAAGGCAAGGTAAATTGCTATCAAGGAGGAGCTGGTCGTAGCAATTCTCTACGCTGGTGTATTCCAACCCGCTAA
- a CDS encoding fimbria/pilus outer membrane usher protein, whose amino-acid sequence MSTFHINKISLAMAFALASTSMSSKAVEFNTDMLDTADKANIDFSRFSKANYILPGLYQLALRVNDQNVGEYPFNYYPRDNEADSSEACVSPQIVSELGLKPAALNKVTYWHQGECADFSQLDGTTVRGDLSNSSLQLSVPQAWIEYSDPNWVPSSRWDEGIPGLLLDYNLNASMSRPNEGSNSQNASISGTVGANAGAWRLRGDYQGSYSRASGSSQSSQHNMDWSRVYMYRALPALRSTLSVGENYLSSSIFDSWRYTGMSLSSDDRMLPPALRGYAPEVSGIAKTNAKVVVTQQGRVLYETTVPSGPFRIQDLSSAVTGKLDVKVEEQDGTVQTFQVDTATIPYLTRPGMVRYKFAMGRPSTYEHHIQGPTFATGEFSWGIANSWSLYGGSILAGDYNSASMGIGRDLFLLGAVSADVTQSFARLPGEEKRQGKSWRLSYSKRFDEYDSEVTFAGYRFSERDYMSMGEFLDARYHEENSGHDKELYTITANKNFSEVGLSFYFSYSHQTYWDQPTDDRYSLSGSTYVSLFSLKNVSLNVSATRSKINERNDDAVFVSLSIPMGNSASIGYDGQYSNNRYSQNVSYYDRVDNNNNYRVSTGVSSGGDESTRTQFNGYYSHRGDFADMSANAAYSQGNYSSAGMTMQGGATITAKGAALHSGGISGGTRLMVDTEGVGGVPINGGRVHTNGYGIGVITDMNSYYRNSTSIDLTKMADDVDSSRSVVDSALTDGAIGYRKFGVIKGAKALAVLALADGSHPPFGASIRNSEGKELAIVGDGGIAWLTGLQGGESLDVLWDGAAQCAISIPKTLRDQEQLLLPCHAVAQSQTSTVAKDSAALESTDNIHEEQ is encoded by the coding sequence ATGTCTACATTCCATATCAATAAAATCAGTTTGGCCATGGCGTTTGCATTGGCTAGCACCAGTATGTCCAGCAAGGCCGTGGAATTTAATACGGATATGCTAGATACCGCAGATAAGGCAAATATCGACTTTTCTCGTTTCTCAAAAGCCAACTATATCTTGCCTGGTCTGTATCAGTTAGCGCTGAGAGTAAATGATCAAAACGTGGGTGAGTATCCCTTTAATTACTACCCGCGTGATAACGAGGCAGACAGCAGCGAAGCCTGCGTTTCACCGCAAATAGTCAGTGAATTGGGATTGAAACCTGCCGCCTTAAATAAAGTGACCTACTGGCATCAAGGGGAGTGTGCGGATTTCAGTCAGTTGGATGGCACAACGGTTCGTGGCGATTTATCGAACTCAAGTTTGCAGCTTTCTGTTCCACAGGCATGGATCGAGTACAGCGATCCGAACTGGGTTCCATCGTCACGTTGGGATGAAGGCATCCCCGGTTTGCTGCTGGACTACAACCTGAATGCCTCGATGAGTCGCCCTAATGAAGGTAGCAATAGCCAAAATGCCAGCATAAGCGGAACCGTGGGGGCTAACGCAGGTGCTTGGCGTTTGCGTGGTGACTATCAGGGCAGCTATAGCCGTGCTTCAGGCTCATCACAGAGCAGCCAGCACAATATGGATTGGAGCCGCGTTTATATGTATCGCGCGCTGCCAGCGCTACGTTCAACGCTATCGGTGGGGGAGAACTATCTCTCATCCAGTATTTTCGACTCTTGGCGCTATACCGGGATGTCTTTAAGCAGCGATGACCGAATGCTGCCTCCTGCGTTGCGTGGCTATGCACCGGAGGTTTCGGGGATTGCTAAAACGAACGCCAAGGTTGTGGTGACTCAGCAAGGACGTGTGCTGTACGAAACCACGGTGCCATCGGGTCCATTTCGTATTCAAGATTTGAGTAGCGCAGTGACCGGCAAGCTTGACGTAAAGGTTGAGGAGCAGGATGGGACGGTTCAAACATTTCAGGTTGATACCGCGACGATCCCTTATCTGACCCGCCCCGGAATGGTGCGCTATAAGTTTGCGATGGGGCGTCCGTCAACCTACGAACATCATATACAAGGCCCAACTTTTGCAACCGGTGAGTTTTCATGGGGGATTGCCAATAGTTGGTCTTTGTATGGCGGTAGCATTCTTGCAGGTGATTACAACTCGGCGTCGATGGGTATTGGGCGCGACTTGTTCTTGCTCGGTGCTGTTTCTGCTGACGTAACGCAGTCTTTTGCTCGCTTACCCGGAGAAGAGAAACGTCAAGGGAAGTCATGGCGTCTGAGCTATTCCAAACGTTTTGATGAGTACGATAGTGAAGTGACCTTTGCGGGCTATCGCTTCTCCGAGCGTGACTATATGTCGATGGGCGAATTCTTGGATGCGCGCTATCACGAGGAAAACTCAGGCCACGATAAAGAGCTTTATACCATCACGGCGAACAAAAACTTCTCCGAAGTGGGACTGAGTTTTTACTTCAGCTATAGCCATCAGACTTATTGGGATCAGCCAACGGATGACCGGTATAGCCTGTCTGGAAGCACGTATGTGAGCCTATTTTCACTGAAAAATGTGTCTCTCAACGTTTCAGCCACGCGCAGCAAGATTAACGAACGCAACGATGATGCGGTGTTTGTGAGCCTATCTATTCCGATGGGGAACTCCGCATCAATAGGCTATGACGGCCAGTACAGCAACAATCGATATAGCCAGAACGTGAGCTATTACGACCGTGTTGATAACAACAATAACTACCGAGTTTCAACTGGGGTAAGCAGCGGCGGCGATGAGAGCACCCGTACACAATTTAATGGTTATTACAGTCATCGCGGCGATTTCGCTGATATGAGCGCCAACGCCGCCTATTCGCAGGGCAACTATAGCTCGGCGGGGATGACGATGCAGGGTGGCGCTACGATTACGGCGAAAGGTGCGGCGTTACATTCGGGCGGGATCAGCGGAGGTACGCGTTTGATGGTAGATACCGAAGGCGTTGGTGGCGTTCCGATTAACGGTGGCCGCGTGCATACCAACGGTTACGGCATTGGGGTGATTACGGATATGAACAGCTATTACCGTAATTCAACCAGCATTGATTTAACCAAGATGGCCGACGACGTGGATTCTAGCCGCTCAGTAGTGGACTCAGCGCTGACTGACGGGGCAATTGGTTACCGTAAATTTGGCGTAATCAAAGGTGCGAAAGCGCTGGCGGTACTGGCACTGGCAGATGGGAGCCACCCACCGTTTGGCGCCAGCATAAGAAATAGTGAAGGCAAGGAATTGGCGATCGTAGGTGATGGCGGCATAGCTTGGTTAACCGGCCTACAGGGCGGGGAGTCACTCGACGTGTTATGGGATGGCGCAGCACAGTGCGCGATATCCATTCCTAAAACCTTGCGAGATCAGGAGCAACTGCTTTTGCCGTGCCATGCGGTAGCGCAAAGCCAAACATCCACGGTAGCGAAAGATAGCGCTGCTTTAGAATCGACAGATAACATCCATGAAGAGCAATAA
- a CDS encoding EAL domain-containing protein: protein MTMFDHQSPAGIKLQPIVELKTGSIIGYEVLSYFTEDVDSEYYFQHAPENILISIFNQQVKQVASNPAGYHYFVNLSVRDLLGSELENKIQISPEQKLVIELQDPENLVGLNDVDKAQLVNNLERLRERHIAVWLDDLDEPLLSTVCELNFCFDGIKIDKYAFWRTQFSPLELKQLVKRCYQITSNVLIEGIETLQHRDIAARSGASHLQGYLWPETIIQ from the coding sequence ATGACTATGTTTGACCATCAGTCGCCAGCAGGAATTAAACTTCAGCCTATCGTTGAATTGAAAACAGGCTCGATTATTGGGTATGAAGTGCTTAGCTATTTTACCGAGGATGTCGATTCTGAATATTATTTTCAGCATGCGCCAGAAAATATATTAATTTCGATTTTCAACCAACAGGTTAAACAGGTGGCGAGTAACCCTGCGGGATACCATTATTTTGTAAATTTATCTGTTCGCGATCTGTTGGGCTCGGAGTTAGAAAATAAAATTCAGATATCTCCAGAACAAAAATTAGTAATTGAACTACAGGACCCAGAGAATTTAGTTGGGCTGAATGATGTAGACAAAGCACAGTTAGTCAATAATCTTGAGCGATTGCGTGAACGTCATATAGCCGTTTGGCTAGACGATCTTGATGAACCATTATTATCTACGGTGTGTGAGCTTAATTTTTGCTTTGATGGTATCAAAATTGATAAGTACGCTTTTTGGCGTACTCAGTTTTCACCACTCGAGCTCAAGCAACTAGTTAAAAGGTGTTATCAAATAACATCTAACGTATTAATTGAAGGTATTGAAACTTTACAGCATAGGGATATTGCTGCTCGCTCAGGTGCTAGCCATTTACAAGGCTATCTTTGGCCAGAAACAATAATCCAATAA
- a CDS encoding fimbrial protein — MVVRTLCAFMALVVTTAGAMDVQQGRVRMGGTLVATACSISSGSLEQVIDLGTLPVSELARTGQGPEKAFVIKLENCELTSQDNLRPDFKSVHLTFDGVRDDTANLLSIHGEASGIGLILKDEAGNTIVPGKALPDIPLNVGSMDLNYKLAIQRNKHELRAGSYSVIVKFKVEYL; from the coding sequence ATGGTGGTCCGTACGCTCTGTGCCTTTATGGCTTTAGTTGTAACAACGGCGGGAGCTATGGATGTTCAGCAAGGGCGCGTCAGAATGGGTGGCACCTTAGTGGCAACCGCATGCAGCATATCTTCTGGATCATTAGAGCAGGTTATTGATTTGGGTACTCTGCCCGTTAGCGAGCTTGCACGTACTGGGCAAGGTCCTGAAAAAGCATTTGTCATCAAATTGGAAAACTGTGAACTGACTTCTCAGGATAATTTGCGTCCTGACTTTAAAAGTGTGCATCTCACGTTTGATGGGGTGAGAGATGATACTGCCAATTTACTCAGTATTCATGGAGAGGCCAGCGGGATTGGTCTGATACTAAAAGATGAGGCTGGCAATACTATTGTGCCGGGGAAAGCCTTACCGGATATTCCGCTAAATGTGGGGTCGATGGATTTGAATTATAAGCTGGCGATTCAGCGAAATAAGCACGAATTACGCGCTGGGAGTTACAGCGTTATTGTGAAGTTCAAAGTGGAATATTTATAA
- a CDS encoding LuxR C-terminal-related transcriptional regulator: protein MIRVLIDDDNAFYREGLWHFIKKNFASSDYGTLELLETSQENLVASDIVVKIFQNGGAQVCHHELLHRKANSLLVGVCSEAAQPPLSRLPDCLKNVLFISRKETLNSLSLKLLQAWKHAQLGEERVRNCQECQALYFSPQEEKVVRYICLGFSVERIAWILSLNIKTISSHKRSVMHKFNLNSDAELLALMKLYEERLTYVSGRRRLFYLNTPAIELNNKRRLQEELIHTVAL from the coding sequence ATGATTAGAGTTTTGATTGATGATGATAATGCCTTTTACCGTGAAGGACTGTGGCATTTTATAAAGAAAAACTTTGCTTCAAGTGATTATGGAACGCTTGAACTACTCGAAACCAGTCAAGAGAACTTGGTTGCTTCCGATATTGTAGTAAAGATATTCCAAAATGGTGGTGCTCAAGTTTGTCACCATGAGTTATTACATCGAAAGGCAAATTCGTTGTTGGTTGGTGTATGCAGTGAAGCAGCGCAGCCACCGTTGTCACGGCTACCTGATTGTTTGAAAAATGTGCTGTTTATCAGCCGCAAAGAGACTTTGAATTCGTTGAGTCTCAAGCTGTTACAGGCCTGGAAGCATGCACAACTTGGGGAAGAAAGAGTACGCAACTGCCAAGAATGCCAAGCGCTTTATTTTTCTCCTCAGGAAGAGAAGGTGGTGCGCTATATATGCCTAGGTTTTAGCGTTGAACGCATTGCATGGATACTTTCATTAAATATTAAAACCATCAGCAGTCACAAACGCTCTGTTATGCATAAATTTAATTTGAATAGCGATGCCGAGCTTTTGGCTTTGATGAAACTTTATGAAGAGAGACTCACTTATGTCTCTGGCCGTCGCCGCCTTTTTTATTTAAACACGCCGGCGATTGAGTTGAATAATAAACGTCGTTTGCAAGAGGAATTAATTCATACTGTCGCGCTTTAA
- the cobT gene encoding nicotinate-nucleotide--dimethylbenzimidazole phosphoribosyltransferase, producing the protein MQTLEQIIAQIKPLNQDAMRKAQIKLDGLLKPTGSLGRLEQLAVQLAGIFGEDAVNVEQKKIIVMAADHGVFEEGVAVSPRSVTAIQAQNMVHGVTGVCVLAKHAGAEVVIVDAGIDCDPIPGAVDMRMGRGCGNIAQTAAMSREQAETLLVKSAMLAMQQAESGVRLLGVGELGIANTTPAAAIVSVMTNNDPERVVGIGANFPSDQLQHKVSVVRRAIAYNQPNADDGIDVLAKVGGFDLAGMTGLMLGAAAAGLPVVLDGFLSYASALVACQIAPQVHDYLIPSHFSAEKGARIALEQLKLEPYLQLEMRLGEGSGAAVAMHIVDAACAAYNEIGSLADSNIVLPA; encoded by the coding sequence ATGCAAACATTAGAACAAATCATTGCTCAGATTAAACCATTGAACCAAGACGCGATGCGTAAAGCCCAGATAAAACTCGATGGTCTGTTAAAGCCAACAGGCAGCTTGGGGCGTCTGGAGCAGTTAGCCGTGCAGCTAGCCGGTATTTTCGGTGAAGATGCGGTGAATGTAGAGCAGAAGAAAATTATTGTGATGGCGGCAGATCATGGCGTTTTTGAAGAGGGCGTGGCGGTTTCTCCACGCTCGGTAACGGCGATTCAAGCCCAGAATATGGTGCATGGCGTGACGGGCGTTTGCGTATTGGCAAAACATGCCGGTGCCGAGGTGGTGATTGTTGATGCGGGCATTGACTGCGATCCGATCCCTGGCGCGGTTGATATGCGTATGGGGCGAGGGTGTGGAAACATTGCCCAAACTGCCGCGATGAGCCGTGAGCAGGCAGAAACTCTATTAGTTAAATCGGCAATGTTGGCGATGCAACAGGCAGAGAGTGGCGTGCGCTTGCTCGGTGTCGGCGAATTGGGAATAGCGAATACCACTCCAGCCGCCGCGATTGTTAGCGTGATGACGAATAACGACCCGGAACGCGTTGTCGGTATTGGAGCTAATTTCCCGAGCGACCAACTTCAGCACAAAGTTAGCGTGGTGCGTCGTGCCATTGCCTACAATCAGCCAAACGCAGACGATGGAATTGATGTGTTAGCTAAAGTTGGAGGCTTCGATTTGGCGGGTATGACAGGGCTGATGTTAGGTGCTGCGGCAGCGGGGCTTCCGGTGGTACTCGATGGCTTCCTCTCCTACGCTTCGGCGCTGGTTGCTTGCCAGATTGCACCGCAGGTTCACGATTATCTGATCCCTTCTCACTTTTCTGCAGAAAAAGGCGCTCGTATTGCGTTAGAGCAGCTGAAACTTGAACCTTATCTTCAGCTAGAAATGCGTTTGGGCGAAGGCAGCGGCGCCGCTGTTGCCATGCATATCGTAGACGCCGCATGTGCGGCCTATAACGAGATTGGCAGCTTGGCGGATAGCAACATAGTTCTTCCTGCTTAA
- the cobU gene encoding bifunctional adenosylcobinamide kinase/adenosylcobinamide-phosphate guanylyltransferase, whose protein sequence is MILITGGARSGKSTLAEKLAAQRGERVLYIATSVITDDEMAQRVEIHRQTRPVQWITHEGYRDLDAVVSEKGEGCNAIMLECITTMITNLLFEQAGNVAAEEMDFTALEQGIHQQIDALILACSQSDIPIYIVTNELGMGIVPDNLLARRFRDIAGRVNQRLAAQAQQVYLVISGIEVKIKG, encoded by the coding sequence ATGATTTTGATTACCGGCGGGGCGCGCAGTGGGAAAAGCACGCTGGCGGAAAAACTGGCCGCTCAACGCGGCGAAAGGGTGCTATATATCGCGACTTCGGTGATAACCGATGACGAGATGGCTCAGCGGGTTGAGATCCATAGGCAAACGCGTCCGGTACAGTGGATAACACACGAAGGCTATCGCGATCTTGACGCCGTTGTGAGCGAGAAAGGCGAAGGCTGTAACGCCATTATGCTTGAGTGCATCACGACGATGATCACCAATTTGCTGTTTGAACAGGCGGGCAACGTGGCCGCTGAAGAGATGGATTTCACCGCACTTGAGCAAGGCATACACCAGCAAATCGATGCGTTGATATTGGCATGTAGCCAAAGTGATATTCCCATTTATATCGTTACCAACGAACTTGGGATGGGCATTGTGCCGGATAACCTGCTTGCGCGACGTTTTAGGGATATTGCTGGGCGCGTCAATCAACGGCTGGCTGCCCAGGCGCAGCAGGTTTACCTCGTCATATCAGGGATTGAAGTAAAAATAAAAGGCTGA
- a CDS encoding fimbrial protein produces the protein MKMNKLAVALVMTMGIASAAANAAGTVGGNGVIKFNGSIVDAACSIAPNNSDQTIDLGSIAIKALKDGAKSTPSDFHIKLTGCDVSGGAAPKASITFNGTSAKGSSNLLGIVSSTASGVGVGITDANGKDFELGKETEVKTLIQGDNSLDFAAYVQATGASGSAITAGDFTSQTDFVITYN, from the coding sequence ATGAAAATGAATAAATTAGCTGTGGCATTGGTTATGACTATGGGTATTGCGTCTGCGGCGGCTAATGCAGCAGGCACAGTAGGCGGCAACGGTGTTATTAAATTCAACGGTTCTATTGTTGATGCTGCATGTTCAATTGCGCCTAATAACAGCGATCAGACTATCGATCTGGGTTCTATTGCAATTAAGGCCTTGAAAGACGGTGCTAAATCAACTCCATCTGATTTCCACATCAAGCTGACTGGTTGTGACGTAAGCGGCGGTGCTGCACCTAAAGCTTCTATTACTTTCAACGGTACTAGCGCTAAGGGTTCAAGCAACCTGTTAGGTATTGTCAGCAGCACAGCATCAGGCGTGGGTGTTGGTATTACCGATGCTAACGGTAAAGACTTCGAACTGGGTAAAGAAACTGAAGTTAAGACCTTGATTCAAGGCGATAACTCACTTGACTTTGCTGCTTACGTGCAGGCAACAGGTGCTTCAGGTTCTGCTATCACCGCAGGTGATTTCACCAGCCAGACTGACTTCGTGATTACTTACAACTAA
- a CDS encoding fimbrial protein, translated as MRTSCLKFARTTLWLFLFSGSITAVDLRLANAEDIDGWDVFGMHGELLVQGALTEPTCVLEMESKEQSVNLGTISRVSLNRVGNRTDPVAVHIRLKDCGVVGNSPRDNMHGGNITYLPGQLVSYITVNGVESDNNKYLMKIFGSARGVGLRLEDDKHRQLIPGEHSEPLIMSQGNMDLVMHAMLERIPEELIEGEFHTTVNLNISYQ; from the coding sequence ATGCGTACTTCATGTCTAAAGTTTGCTCGCACAACGCTGTGGCTCTTCCTGTTTTCAGGGAGTATCACCGCGGTGGATCTGCGATTGGCTAATGCAGAAGACATTGATGGTTGGGATGTTTTTGGTATGCATGGCGAGCTCCTAGTACAGGGCGCATTAACGGAACCGACCTGCGTACTGGAAATGGAATCGAAAGAACAATCGGTGAATTTAGGAACGATTTCTCGTGTGAGTTTGAATCGTGTGGGAAATCGAACCGATCCCGTAGCGGTGCATATCCGACTGAAGGACTGCGGCGTAGTGGGGAACTCACCGCGAGACAATATGCACGGCGGCAATATCACCTATCTTCCCGGACAGTTGGTTTCCTATATCACCGTGAATGGTGTGGAGAGTGACAATAATAAATATCTGATGAAGATATTTGGCTCAGCACGAGGGGTTGGTTTGCGATTGGAAGATGACAAACATCGTCAGTTGATCCCCGGTGAACATAGCGAACCGTTGATCATGTCTCAAGGAAATATGGATTTAGTGATGCATGCCATGCTGGAGCGAATTCCTGAAGAACTGATCGAAGGTGAATTTCATACCACGGTTAATTTAAATATTTCGTACCAGTAA
- a CDS encoding PglL family O-oligosaccharyltransferase: MLVLLQSRAGYIGAIAVVLINFLLRVRNQPRRTTAFVGLIISGILLGYTLLVGAELVIPVSHDGSNLERWKILQITLAMIMNHPILGWGYGSFEYSFAHFALGMTPPITGMGVITHPHNELLFGWVEGGVAALAGYIFLATAYFRLMVLAWRRTDKSLFTLWLLMLPFAVHTQLEYPFYMSTGHWLIFLLLLSLTDSALSKPRVVTKPKIAGTIRAVSLAGACGGLGIMLSTLQTQVLLTKAEQLQLRQVNIDFPRLEQQFWQPWIFQERIEYDRQVNQLLQYNVSRDPKILQSYITWSQQYLSHHVDKNVYAYRIAILSFSNKADEAEKQRHEASLIFSHDPRFQNSIAITSREVE; encoded by the coding sequence ATGCTCGTTTTGCTTCAGTCGCGTGCCGGCTATATCGGTGCGATAGCCGTTGTGCTGATTAACTTTTTATTACGCGTAAGGAATCAGCCACGTCGGACGACTGCATTTGTCGGCTTAATCATCAGCGGTATTTTGCTTGGTTATACGCTGTTAGTCGGCGCTGAGCTGGTTATCCCCGTCTCTCATGATGGCTCAAATCTGGAACGTTGGAAAATCTTACAGATTACTCTGGCGATGATTATGAACCATCCGATTCTTGGGTGGGGGTATGGCAGTTTCGAGTACAGCTTTGCCCATTTTGCCCTTGGCATGACGCCACCGATAACCGGAATGGGCGTTATTACCCACCCACATAACGAGCTGTTGTTTGGCTGGGTTGAGGGCGGTGTTGCTGCACTGGCTGGATATATTTTTCTGGCTACCGCCTATTTTCGCTTAATGGTATTGGCTTGGCGGCGAACGGATAAAAGCCTATTTACGCTATGGCTTCTGATGTTGCCTTTCGCGGTGCATACCCAGTTGGAATATCCGTTTTATATGTCCACAGGGCACTGGCTGATTTTCTTACTGTTGCTGAGCCTAACGGATTCGGCGCTTTCTAAGCCGCGTGTGGTAACGAAACCCAAGATTGCGGGGACCATTCGAGCCGTATCCCTAGCCGGGGCGTGTGGTGGTCTGGGAATCATGCTTTCAACATTACAAACCCAAGTGCTGTTGACTAAAGCGGAACAGCTACAGCTAAGACAGGTAAATATTGATTTCCCTCGATTAGAGCAACAGTTTTGGCAGCCTTGGATATTTCAAGAACGCATTGAATATGATCGTCAGGTGAACCAGCTTTTGCAATATAACGTCAGCCGTGACCCTAAAATATTACAGAGCTATATCACGTGGTCGCAGCAATATCTTTCACACCATGTTGATAAAAATGTATATGCCTATCGTATTGCCATATTGAGTTTTAGCAATAAAGCAGATGAGGCAGAAAAACAGCGCCATGAGGCTAGCCTAATATTTTCTCATGATCCCCGTTTTCAAAACTCGATAGCCATTACGTCAAGGGAGGTGGAATGA
- a CDS encoding pilin glycosylation ligase domain-containing protein, giving the protein MQVINRKAISVMLLIYLALAMHVFIPSMGGSGLRVPGNIVAWVFIALSVLAYWLLNRHQSIITTTTSNLIVIGILLLLLPLFYTSEKWLKEALLQMAGVVAGLIFYFTLLQCRFSSRWRILLLNFLLFATLVQSVIGFIQLTLLPPLSGLMALGDEGVRPTGVFRQVNVMASFMATGLACSLHLLYLPQPLNIRSKVSSVVHRLIHL; this is encoded by the coding sequence ATGCAAGTGATTAACCGAAAAGCCATTTCAGTCATGCTGCTAATTTACTTAGCATTGGCGATGCACGTCTTTATTCCAAGTATGGGCGGAAGCGGATTGCGAGTGCCGGGAAATATTGTTGCTTGGGTGTTTATTGCGCTATCTGTTCTTGCCTATTGGCTGCTTAATCGCCATCAATCCATTATTACGACAACCACATCTAATTTAATTGTTATCGGCATTTTATTGCTGTTACTTCCTCTATTTTATACATCAGAAAAATGGCTGAAAGAGGCTCTTCTGCAAATGGCTGGTGTAGTGGCAGGGCTAATTTTTTATTTCACCTTATTGCAATGCCGCTTTAGCTCTCGCTGGCGCATCTTGCTGCTTAATTTCTTGCTGTTTGCGACGTTGGTGCAGAGCGTCATCGGGTTTATTCAGCTCACTCTGCTGCCTCCACTCTCAGGTTTGATGGCGCTGGGTGATGAGGGCGTTAGGCCAACTGGCGTGTTTCGTCAGGTCAATGTGATGGCTTCGTTTATGGCCACGGGGCTGGCCTGCTCGTTGCATCTGCTTTATTTGCCCCAACCGCTGAACATAAGAAGCAAAGTAAGTTCAGTTGTTCATCGTCTAATACATCTATAG